The following proteins come from a genomic window of Musa acuminata AAA Group cultivar baxijiao chromosome BXJ1-7, Cavendish_Baxijiao_AAA, whole genome shotgun sequence:
- the LOC135679454 gene encoding large ribosomal subunit protein uL18 isoform X2, protein MAFVKSQKTKAYFKRYQVKYKRRRVGKTDYRARIRLINQDKNKYNTPKYRFVVRFTNKDIAAQIISASIAGDLVLASAYAHELPHYGLEAGLTNYAAAYCTGLLLARRVLKMLEMDEEYQGNVEATGEDFSVEPGESRRPFRALLDVGLLRTTTGNRVFGVLKGALDGGLDIPHSDKRFAGFKKDEKQLDAEVHRKYIFGGHVASYMKTLTEDEPEKYQAHFSEYIKKGIDPDDMEEMYKKVHAAIRADPTAVKSTKPSPKEHKRYNLKKLTYEERKAKLVERLNALNASAGADSDDDEEDD, encoded by the exons ATG gCCTTCGTCAAAAGTCAGAAGACCAAGGCTTACTTCAAGCGTTATCAAGTTAAGTACAAGAGAAGAAGAG TGGGGAAAACTGATTATCGTGCAAGGATCAGGCTTATTAACCAGGACAAGAACAAATACAACACACCTAAATACCGATTTGTTGTTCGATTT ACTAACAAAGATATTGCTGCACAAATAATATCTGCAAGCATTGCTGGTGATCTGGTTCTTGCATCTGCATATGCTCATGAACTCCCCCACTATGGGCTTGAAGCTGGTCTTACTAATTATGCTGCAG CCTATTGCACTGGACTTCTCTTGGCACGACGCGTTCTGAAGATGCTTGAAATGGATGAAGAATACCAGGGAAATGTAGAG GCCACTGGAGAGGACTTTTCTGTTGAACCTGGTGAGAGCAGAAGGCCTTTTCGTGCTCTACTTGATGTTGGCCTTCTGAGGACAACAACAGGCAACCGAGTATTTGGTGTTCTTAAG GGAGCATTGGATGGTGGACTTGATATCCCTCATAGTGACAAGAGGTTTGCAGGTTTTAAGAAGGATGAGAAACAACTTGATGCAGAGGTTCACAGGAAATACATCTTTGGTGGTCATGTTGCTTCATACATGAAG ACATTAACGGAGGATGAGCCAGAAAAGTACCAGGCACACTTCAGTGAATATATCAAGAAAGGAATTGATCCTGATGACATGGAAGAGATGTACAAGAAAGTTCATGCTGCCATTCGTGCAGATCCAACAGCAGTGAAATCCACAAAACCATCACCGAAGGAGCATAAGCG ATATAACCTGAAGAAGCTCACTTACGAGGAAAGGAAGGCTAAACTTGTTGAACGATTGAACGCCCTTAATGCATCTGCCGGTGCTGATTCTGACGATGATGAGGAAGATGACTAg